The DNA region TGGCCGGATTTCAGCGACCTGAAGCAGGTTTCCATCCGCTTTGAGTGGTCACCCTCTGCCACGTGACGAGCGGGCAGTTCCACGCCAGCAATGGTCGCGAGCAAGTCGAGATCGTGAATCCGGAACCGGTAGGGTGTAAGGCAGGTGATCAGCTTTTTCCCTTCCAGATATCGCAACGTCCGGCTGATCGTCTCGACGGCGGTATTGGTCAGGTCCGCCCAGTCGCCCCGGTCGATTGCCATGCTCAGAACGAGGCCCCCGTCGGGGAGCGGCTCGGTCGGCATGAACTCGGCTGCCCTGATGAGGAAGCCAATGATCCGCTCGCGGCTGGTCAATGAACCATTGAGCCAAAGCGAGTCCAACAGCCGGTGGTGCTGATGGTCCATTTCTTGCAGCAGCGACTTTCGGAAAGACTGGTTGATTTCCAGTTGCCGCTTGATCGTTGCACTGTCGTAAGAGCAAATTTCAATGTCGGTGGCGGCCTCGAAATCATAGCCCTGCTCCTGACCGAGAAGCCCGCCAACGATGTCTCCGGGTATCACCAGGCCCAAAAGGATACGTTTCCCGCTCACCTTTATTACTGATCTTCGTGCATAACCACGTCGGACAACTCCGAGAAAGCCGCTACTCTTACCTTGTTCGCTAATTCGCTGCCCGCGGTCAAAACGGCGCAGAATTGGCGGATGAGTGCCAAAAACGGGTTCATCCTTGATGATGCGGCAGAGTTGAGAACCGCGTAACTTGCATGTGCGACACGCTTTGAAAGCTGCGTGGATATCGGTTCGGAGCCTAGGCAGACCCATTCCCAAATCACGTGCAGTCTGGATCATGTCTATGGCTCCTTTCTAATTGCCCGGCGTACGGCGTCGCGCAGATCCGCCTCGGGCAGGTTGATGAGATTGAGATCGCGTTCGAGGATCACGGCACTGTTCAGGGACGCGGGTACTTCGCGGCGCAAGACCCCCAGCATTTTTGGTGCGGCAAAAATCGCCAGCCGGGTCAGATGCCCCTTACGAAAGTAATTTTCCAGAAGGCTGAGGGTTACCTGTGCAAAATCCCGCATGTCGCGCAGGACCGGGTCAGATCCGGGTTCCATGGCAGAGCGCCGCCCGCCGGCGCTTGATGCAAAGCTGCGGCCCGCCTTGTCGGAGAGATAGTCGCGCAGATGCGTTGATTTTGCCTTGCTGACGAGTTCTATCGGCTCCTGCGAATAGCCGCCTTCGAGATCCCGCAGAATGCGAGCGTGGACGCCGTCACTCACCAAGGCCCAAGTCTTGTGACGCATTACACCCCCCACTATGAACACTTTGCGCATTTGGTATGGAAGCCGATCCGCACCGGAAGATCATTGATACCTATCAACGCCGCCCCCGGTTCAGTGATTTGCCGCTCGTGGTCGCAATGGCGGAAACATGGTATTGCCTAAATACTGGTGATCGACACGAAGGTGGTGCGACTCACTAATTTGGCCTGACAATCGGGGGGCGCGGGAGGTATGGCGAAAAAGACCCACAAAGGGGTGCGGCTGACGTTGTCTGGATCGACGGCGTTTTCGCAGCTTCGCCCCGAAACACGGGACACGCTGAACGCGATGTGCCATGTGAAACGCTACTGCGCTGGACAAACAGTCATTCATGCGCAGGAAAATTCAGATTTCATCGGCTGCGTTCTGTCTGGCATCTTGCGTATGCAAAAGACATTGGCCGATGGGCGAGCGCATATCGTCGGGCTTCTTGTCGAGGGGGACACATTCGGAAGGGTTTTCGACGGTGCGGCAGAGTTTAACATCGAGGCGGCGACAGACACGGAATTCTGCGCATTCTCCCGGACGGATTTCGAGGCCCTTATGACGCGATCGCCTGACTTAGAGCGCGCGGTCCTGCTGAACATCACCGATGAATTGGATCGGGCGCGGGAGTGGCTGATCATTCTGTCAAACCAGAAGATTGCCGACCGCATTGCCGGCTTCCTGCTGCTGTTGTGCTCGCGCTTTCGCGATATCGACCATATGCTGAAGCCAGGTCCAGAGGGCATCGAGGTCAAGATACCGATCAACCGGACCGATCTGGCCCACCTGTTGGGCACACGGCCGGAATCGATCTCTCGCTCGCTGCATTCGCTGAGCGATCAAGGTGTTATCGACATTCTCGAACCCGACCGCATTTTGATCCGGGACGCGAAAGCCTTGGCCTTAGCGGCCGACGTAGATGAATTCGAGACCATTGCCACCCTGCAGGATCTTTTGAAGAACCACCGTGTCGAACACTGAATGATGTCGAGAGGCCAGCCCGGATCGCGGATATCACGGAAATCGAGCACATAAACGCTGCGGATCAGGGATGATGATCCGCCACGGCACGCAAAAGCTCGCCGGACAATTCCCTGCCGACCGCGTGGGAAATGTCGCCGAGGCTCAGCATCCCCGCGAGCCGTTTGTTATTGTCGATAACCGGGAGACGGCGGATTTTCTTCTGGTCCATGAGATGGATAGCGTCTTCCACCGTCTCGGTTGTCTGGCAATAGACGATGCCCTTGGTCATGATCTCTTCGGCGGTTGTCTTGGCCGGATCGCGACCCTCCGCGACCACCCGAAGCGCGATATCACGGTCGGTGACCATACCGATCAACTTGTCATCCCTGCCGATCGGAATCGCACCTATATCGGTTTTCTGCATGAGCTTCGCCACCTCGCTGACGGGCATGTCGGCGCTGGCCCAATCGGCCTGTTGGTGCATTGCTGCGGCAATTTCCATTTGGGAGACTCCTTTCAGCTTTGTTTTGGCTACAGGATAGGGCCCATGGCGCGCCGGTTTCATTGACTGCCGTCAAGCGAATGGTGCAATTGTTTGATCGCACCGACCAGAGTGGTCTGGAAGAAGGCCGAGATGGCCGCGTCCGTCACCAGGTTATGCGTCGTAGTGGCATGCACCTTGGCAGCTCTGTCAGTGCGGGTTGGGAGGGTCGCGGCATTGACGGCCATCAATGCACGGCTCGGGATCACCGCCCAACATGGGGGTCAACGATATTCAAGCGACAGGTGTGTCATGACCACAACGGGTATTACCACGCTCGATCATGCCCCGCAGGTTTTTGCTGAATGGCTGAATGAACTCTGCGATGATCTCGGGTTTGCAAAGCCACGGGCATACATGCTCCTGCACGAGACGTTGCACGCCATTCGTGATTTTCTGACGGTGGATGAAGCTGCGGATCTGGCAGCGCAGCTACCGGTGCTGGTGCGGGGGGTGTATTTCGAAGGCTGGAATCCTTCAAAAACCCCGGCGAAGCGACGCAATAAAAGTGACTTGATTGAGCGCGTTGCATCGCGGTTTCAGAAGGTGCCTTTGGAGGATCCGGACAGGGCGGTGGTGGCGGTCATTGACCTTTTGCGCCGTCATGTATCCTGGGGCGAATTTGAACAGGTCAAGCATGCCATGCGCAAACCCGTTCAGGAACTTTGGGAATAGGTGCAGCCCGCTGCGCACCGACGGGTTGGGGATCGACTGTGCCTTCGCGGGGGTGACACGGGATCGAGCGTCTCGGGACCGGGTAAACAGGTCTTCATTGCCGTGACACCGCGCAAAGTCAGGAAGGAGAGCGAATGCCAAAGGATCCGCCGCGCAAACCGCCATATGACGATGCCCAGAATCGATGGATGATTTTCTCTCTCTGGGCGCTGCTTTTTGCGGCTTACACCTTTGCCTCCCTCACCAATGCTGATTCCAGGGTCCAGACCGTTTCCTACAGTGAAATCAAGCAGATGATTGACAACGGTGAAGTTGGCCGGGCGCTTCTGCAGGAGCACGCGATAACGGTCTCTGGTGAGGGTGACGCTGCCAGCGCAGTGCCGCAGTTTCGCGCGATCACACCGTCCCAGGGCGATCCCGAGCTTCTGCCGCTGCTGGAGGCGCATGGCGTCGAGATCACCGCCGAAGAGCCCCGCAGCGTGTCTATTCTCAGCTATCTGCTGCCGTGGATCCTGATCCTCGCGGTTTATTTCTGGTTCCAGCGGCGGATGCTGAGCCAGATGGGCGGCGGATTTGGTGCGGGCGGGCTTGGCCCGGGCGGGTTGGGGGGCCTGTTCAGCGGACGGTTTTCCCGGCCCAGCGAAACTGGAACCCGGACAACCTTTGCCGATGTGGCCGGTCAGGACCAGGCCAAGAAGGAGGTGGCCGAACTGGTCGAGTTCCTGCGCGAACCCGAACGGTTCCAACGCGTGGGCGCCGAAGTGCCGCACGGGGTGCTTTTGATGGGCGCCCCCGGCACCGGCAAGACGCTTCTGGCAAAGGCACTGGCGGGCGAGGCTGATGTGGCGTTCTTTTCGACATCGGGCTCCGAGTTCATCGAGGTATTTGTCGGGGTCGGTGCCGGCCGCGTGCGCAAGATGTTCGAGGCCGCGCGCAAGGCTGCCCCGGCGGTCATCTTCATCGACGAGTTGGACAGCATCGGCCGCACCCGGGGCACCGGGCTTGGCGGCGGCCACGATGAGCGCGAACAGACGCTGAACCAGATCCTGGCCGAACTTGACGGTTTCGAGGGCAAGGAGGCCGTTGTGGTCTTGGCCGCGACCAATCGGCCCGATGTGCTTGACCCGGCACTTCTGCGCCCCGGGCGCTTTGATCGGCATGTTGTGCTCAATCTGCCCGACCGGTTGGATCGGCGGGCAATCCTTGACATCCATGCCAGGGTGCTGCCGCTGGCCGATCCTGCGGATCTGGGTGCGATCGCGGATGGCACCCCCGGCTTTTCGGGCGCCGATCTGAAAAACCTGCTGAACGAGGCCGCGATCCAGGCCGCCCGCCGCAGCGCCACCTCTATCACCATGGCGGATCTTCAGGAGGCCCGCGACAAGGTGATGATGGGCACCGTGCGGACCTTGGCAATCCAGCCCGAGGAAAAACACCGCCTGGCCGTGCATGAGGCGGGGCATACAGCGGCGGCATTTTACACGCCGGGGGCCGATCCGCTCTACAAGGTGACGATCATCCCGCGCGGGCGCAGCCTGGGCGGGACGCATATGCTCGGGCGCGAAGAGCATCACACCCTGTCCGAGGATTACCTTCGCAGCCAGTTGACTATCCTGCTGGCCGGGCGCGCGGCCGAAAAGCACCTGCTCGGCGGCGTCAGCTCCGGCGCCGACGACGACATCAAACGCGCCACCGAGCTGGCCCGCTCGATGGTCGCCCGTTGGGGTATGAGCGACGACATAGGCCCGGTGGACCTGCGTCAGAGCGAGGATCATCCCTTCCTCGGCCAATCGATGGCCCAGCCGCGCGAACACGCCGACAAAACCGCCGCCCGGGTTGATGACGCGGTATCGACGCTTCTCAAACAGGCAGAGGCAGAGGCGACCGGCATCATCACCCGCCACGAAAAAGAGGTCCGTGCGCTGATCGAGGCGTTGGAGAGCAAGGAGGTGCTGGAGTTCAGGGAAATCGAGACCTGCCTGAAACCGGTCGTATCCGTGGTCAGGCCGCTGCCGCGCAAGAACGATGACAACCAAAGCGAGACGTGAACAGGGCACAGTGGCCCCATCCAACCCTGTCCAATGTTCCACCCCCTAGCCCCCACCTCCACCTCGATGGCAGAACGCACGGACCTGTCAACATCCTGAAACCGCCATCGACGCCAGCACTCGGCGTATCGGTTCCGGTGTCACCATATTGGCTTGCGCTACCTCTGTTTCGAGGTCGAGCTCCCGATAGAACGCATCGGTTTGAGAGCTGGTACGGTGAGCCAGCATCTTTACTTTGCACCGCAGGCGGCGCATGAACGCCATCCTGCCTTCAGCACTTCGTCAAAAGCGAGATCGTGCCGGGCATGAATGCTGTGCTTTTCACCCGGCAACCCCGGCGGCCACCCGATGACCGAGGCGTGCGAGCCATTGAAGCGGCCTCAGGACCTGGTTTGTGACAACGGCCTTGGGGGCTTTATCCCCGGAAGCGGGGATTATCTCATGCAGATCGACCCCGGCCAAACCACCCCGGTGCCGTGGTGCAATGTCATTGCCAACGACAGATTTGGCACCATCGTCACGGAATCCGGGCTGGGGTTCACCTGAAGCCTCAACAGCGGGGAATTCCGTCTGACGCCTTGGTCAAACGATCCGGTCACGGACATGCAGGGCGAAGCGATCTATCTGCGAGACGAGGAAACCGCGTAGGTCTGGACGGTCACGCCATTGCCGAAGGGCGATCCGGCGCAATGCCGCATCACCCACCGGGCGGGCGAGACGGTTTGGCAGCGGTCATCGCAGGGACTTGCGCAGCGGCTTTTGGTTTTGGTGCCACAGGATGCACCGGTCAAGGTGATGCGGCATTGCGCCGGATAGTGTGAAGATCGACGAGGTCGGCAACCTCGATCACCAATTTGCGGGCCGGCCCGGCAAACAGCCGGGTATAGATAGTGGGTGCTGTGCCGGGAAATCGCGCGTCAACCACCACCCCGCGGATCGCCGTGATGACCCCCCGCCCAGCGGTTTTTTGAGACCTGGAGTTTCTCTCAAACGCGCCCGTACCCGTCATGACATCACGTCACCATGGGACCTGCCGCTGTCAGTCAGCCGATGGGCATGGCGTTCGATGATTTTGGCCACGGTTGCATCCGAAACCTGTCCGAAATCGCGGTAATGCATCCCAACCGCACGGAATTCAGCCGGGCATTCGAGGCAGATTACCTCGTCGCAGTCATCCTCAAGCGCTGCAATCGTTGCCGCCGACCCAACGGGAATGGCCGCGATAACCTGTGCCGGATCTGCATCGCGGACCAATTGCAGTGCCGCGCGCATTGTGGCCCCCGTCGCTATGCCGTCATCAACGACCACTACGATCTTTCCCGCAAGTGATACGTGCGGACGCCCATTCAGGTAGATTTTGCGGCGCCGGTGGATTTCCGGCAATTCGCGCTCGGCAAGCCGGGCGATGTCAGCATGGTCAAGCCCGGCCATGCGCGCCACTTCCGCGTTGACCGTGATTTTTGGGGTCTTGCCATCGGTCACCGTCGCAACCGCGAGTTCGGGCTGTCCGGGAACGCCGACCTTGCGGACAAACACAACGTCGAGCGGGACGCCGAGCGCGTCTGCGATCACGTCGGCAACGGGCAACCCGCCGCGCGGCAGCGCCAGAAGGACTGTGTTCTCAGGATCAAGCTGCCCAAGTCGTTTCAGCAGTTTCAGACCCGCGTCACGTCTGTCCGTAAACATGCGGATTATTGCCTCCGGTGCTTGGTTCAGGGAACGATGACCACCTTGCAGGTGGCGTGGTGCAGTACCTTTTGCGATACGCTTCCAAGCAGCACTTCCCG from Pseudophaeobacter arcticus DSM 23566 includes:
- a CDS encoding Crp/Fnr family transcriptional regulator; its protein translation is MIQTARDLGMGLPRLRTDIHAAFKACRTCKLRGSQLCRIIKDEPVFGTHPPILRRFDRGQRISEQGKSSGFLGVVRRGYARRSVIKVSGKRILLGLVIPGDIVGGLLGQEQGYDFEAATDIEICSYDSATIKRQLEINQSFRKSLLQEMDHQHHRLLDSLWLNGSLTSRERIIGFLIRAAEFMPTEPLPDGGLVLSMAIDRGDWADLTNTAVETISRTLRYLEGKKLITCLTPYRFRIHDLDLLATIAGVELPARHVAEGDHSKRMETCFRSLKSGHRMTAVNALGHGANRLNAVMQPMSVQKRGLDERRPEDVQEKVRD
- a CDS encoding host attachment protein; protein product: MRHKTWALVSDGVHARILRDLEGGYSQEPIELVSKAKSTHLRDYLSDKAGRSFASSAGGRRSAMEPGSDPVLRDMRDFAQVTLSLLENYFRKGHLTRLAIFAAPKMLGVLRREVPASLNSAVILERDLNLINLPEADLRDAVRRAIRKEP
- a CDS encoding Crp/Fnr family transcriptional regulator, with translation MAKKTHKGVRLTLSGSTAFSQLRPETRDTLNAMCHVKRYCAGQTVIHAQENSDFIGCVLSGILRMQKTLADGRAHIVGLLVEGDTFGRVFDGAAEFNIEAATDTEFCAFSRTDFEALMTRSPDLERAVLLNITDELDRAREWLIILSNQKIADRIAGFLLLLCSRFRDIDHMLKPGPEGIEVKIPINRTDLAHLLGTRPESISRSLHSLSDQGVIDILEPDRILIRDAKALALAADVDEFETIATLQDLLKNHRVEH
- a CDS encoding CBS domain-containing protein: MEIAAAMHQQADWASADMPVSEVAKLMQKTDIGAIPIGRDDKLIGMVTDRDIALRVVAEGRDPAKTTAEEIMTKGIVYCQTTETVEDAIHLMDQKKIRRLPVIDNNKRLAGMLSLGDISHAVGRELSGELLRAVADHHP
- a CDS encoding DUF2267 domain-containing protein is translated as MTTTGITTLDHAPQVFAEWLNELCDDLGFAKPRAYMLLHETLHAIRDFLTVDEAADLAAQLPVLVRGVYFEGWNPSKTPAKRRNKSDLIERVASRFQKVPLEDPDRAVVAVIDLLRRHVSWGEFEQVKHAMRKPVQELWE
- the ftsH gene encoding ATP-dependent zinc metalloprotease FtsH; amino-acid sequence: MPKDPPRKPPYDDAQNRWMIFSLWALLFAAYTFASLTNADSRVQTVSYSEIKQMIDNGEVGRALLQEHAITVSGEGDAASAVPQFRAITPSQGDPELLPLLEAHGVEITAEEPRSVSILSYLLPWILILAVYFWFQRRMLSQMGGGFGAGGLGPGGLGGLFSGRFSRPSETGTRTTFADVAGQDQAKKEVAELVEFLREPERFQRVGAEVPHGVLLMGAPGTGKTLLAKALAGEADVAFFSTSGSEFIEVFVGVGAGRVRKMFEAARKAAPAVIFIDELDSIGRTRGTGLGGGHDEREQTLNQILAELDGFEGKEAVVVLAATNRPDVLDPALLRPGRFDRHVVLNLPDRLDRRAILDIHARVLPLADPADLGAIADGTPGFSGADLKNLLNEAAIQAARRSATSITMADLQEARDKVMMGTVRTLAIQPEEKHRLAVHEAGHTAAAFYTPGADPLYKVTIIPRGRSLGGTHMLGREEHHTLSEDYLRSQLTILLAGRAAEKHLLGGVSSGADDDIKRATELARSMVARWGMSDDIGPVDLRQSEDHPFLGQSMAQPREHADKTAARVDDAVSTLLKQAEAEATGIITRHEKEVRALIEALESKEVLEFREIETCLKPVVSVVRPLPRKNDDNQSET
- a CDS encoding phosphoribosyltransferase; the encoded protein is MFTDRRDAGLKLLKRLGQLDPENTVLLALPRGGLPVADVIADALGVPLDVVFVRKVGVPGQPELAVATVTDGKTPKITVNAEVARMAGLDHADIARLAERELPEIHRRRKIYLNGRPHVSLAGKIVVVVDDGIATGATMRAALQLVRDADPAQVIAAIPVGSAATIAALEDDCDEVICLECPAEFRAVGMHYRDFGQVSDATVAKIIERHAHRLTDSGRSHGDVMS